The genomic stretch TATTTGATTGAGCAGTATGGCGGAGCGGACGGCGAGCTGGCCGCGGCTCTCCGGTATTTGAACCAGCGTTATACGATTCCTGATAAGGTCATCGGCCTTTTAACAGATATCGGCACGGAGGAGTTTGCCCATTTGGAAATGATTGCGACCATGGTCTATAAGTTAACGAAAGACGCCACACCGGAGCAGCTGCGTGAAGCTGGGCTTGGCGATCATTACGTCAATCACGACAGCGCGCTTTTTTATCATAATGCGGCGGGCGTGCCGTTTACCGCGAGCTATATCCAAGCGAAGGGCGATCCGATTGCCGATTTATACGAAGATATTGCCGCAGAAGAAAAGGCGCGGGCGACGTATCAATGGCTGATTGATATTTCGGATGATCCTGATTTAAACGATTCCCTGCGTTTTTTGCGTGAGCGTGAAATCGTACACTCTATGCGCTTCAGAGAAGCGGTTGAAATTTTAAAAGAAGAACGGGATAAAAAGAAGATTTTCTAATAGGCAGATTGGCCTCTCTTTCATACACCCTTTTACATACAGAGAAAATGGTCTGTTTTTGCAGTTTGGTCTGCATTATAATCAAGGTGTGTGTGCAAGCTTACTTTTTGATTGGGAGGCCTTTATGACAGCTTTTAAGATTGAGAACGAAACGATTGCAGATGGATTTTACGCGTGTCCGGCCGTCTATGAGGATGCAGAATCGATTACCGGGTTGCTCGTCCGAACAGCTGAATGGCTCCGGGATCGGGGTTCTAACCAATGGAGCGGACTTCTCAAAGGGCAAGATATACATGATATCACGGGGTCAATTGAAAAGGGACATGTGTTTGTGTTTAAAAAAGATGAAGAGCTTGCGGCTGTCGTGATGCTGCTGCCTGCACCGAGCGAGTGGGACCGGACGCTTTGGGGAGACGATGGGCATGAGGAGTCCATTTATTTACACCGCCTCGCAGTAAGCCGCCGGTTTGCGGGACAGGGGCTTGGAGCCCGCGTCCTTCAGTGGGCGGAGACGGGCATACACTTTCCGGAAAAAACGCGGATCCGGCTTGACTGTGTCGCTGATAGTGACGCCCTGCATTCCTTTTATCGGCGTATGGGATATGAATTCATGGGTGCTGATGCGTCCGGATATCATTTGTTTGAGAAAGAGATTACGGCAGAATAAGCGTCCTTTGCAGGGGGCTTTTTTGTCTTTTTCTAAAAGGGAGGCAGGCGATGTGTGGTCAATATTATTTGTGACAGGGATTGTGACGGCTTGTCTGTTTGCTGGCGTATCCGTATTGATGCGGATGAGATTTCCTGACAAAAGTCGGCCGGAATGGATGTTGGCCGGGCTGATCGTCCTTGGTGTGTTTGCGATCTGGTACAGCCTCGTGTATGTACGCGGCTGGGAAGGGGCTGCGCTCGGAATGCTTGGATTCAATGTCATTTTCGGAGCCATTGCCGGATATTTGATCGATAAGGCCATCCGGCGTTACAGGAAAAGATAAGGCTGCTGCCGTCTCTCAACAGGTCGAAATTTTCACAGACCGGCAGGAATTTTCTTTCGAAAGGAGAAATACATATTACTTTAAAATGAAAGCGTTTTCCAAAGCAGGAAGGTGATGTTGATGATACACAGTGTGGCAAATGGGCTGAATCATTTTTGTACGTGGGTGATGAGACTGGCCTATTTGAATGTGCTTTGGATTTTGTTTTCTCTTGCAGGCCTGGTTGTATTTGGGCTGATGCCCGCTACTGCCGCGATGTTTACAGTGGCGAGAGAATGGGCGAAGGGGAATACAGATGCCCCGGTGTTTTCTGTCTTTTTTCGGACGTTTAAAAAGGAATGGCGGGCATCACAGATCCTCGGGCTTATCGTTGTGACGGCTGCCCTGTTTCTGTTTGCGGATATGCGGATAGCGGCTCAGATGGACCAGCCTGTGCTCGTCAATGTATTCGTGAGCATTAGTTTGATTTTCGCGTTTGTTGTGCTGTATGTGTTCCCGGTATTTTCTCATTTTGACGTAAAAATCAGAGAGGTGCTGAGCATCAGCTTTTTCATTGCCTTCAGTCGTCCGGCGGTGACGCTTTTGATGGCAGCGGGCGCTGTCGGTGTGCTTTGTCTCGTTCTGTTTCATGTCACGTTTCTATTGTTTTTCAGCGGGAGTTTACTCAGCCTGATCTTAACGAAGCTGTCCTTTAAAGCGTTTCGGTCAATGGATCAGCGGCAGGAGAAAGAAAAGGCGGCATGAAGAAAAGAGTTGCTGGCTGGTACAGGCGGATGAAGATTAAGGATAAGCTGTTTGTGTTTCTATCGTTGATTATGGCCGTATCCTTTCTGTTTGTATACAGCGGGGTCCAGTATGCCTTTCATGTGTATGATGAGCAGATTTACCGCAAGTCCTCGGAGGTGCTTCGGATGTCTTCTGAAAGGATCGAAGACGAGCTGAAGAAGATAGAGGATGTGTCATATGAAATCATTACAGACGAACAGATTCAGCGCATCCTGAGCATGCAAAATCGGGATGATACGTATGATCAATATCAAATGAAGCAGGAGCTGTGGGATCAGCTTGCGGGATATGCCAGCGATGAAAAGTACATCGATTCCATTCATGTGATTGATGCCCGCGGCTCAGAGTATTCAGCCGGAAGCAGTTCTTCAGATCTTTTGCAGCAGGAGCAGGAAGAGGTATTTAAGCGAGCGAAAGCGAAAAGTGGAAGAAATCTTTGGATGACGCTCGGCGGGTCAGACCCCGTCCTGATTTCAGCACGGCAGATCAGGTCCTATCACCAGCTGAGTCTGAACGGCTTGGGCATGGTACTGATCCAGGTCAATGTAAAACAGATGATTCGTGATGTGCCGAAGGATTGGGGCGATTCAGTCGGAGACATTATGATTGCTGACCAAGGCGGTAATTTGGTGTATACGGCACATGCATCAGCGCATGTTCCTGAGGCAGCAAAAGAGACGTTGAAGCACCCCGGTTATGACTTGATAAAAAAGAATGGCAAACGTTACTTTATTTCTTATCTTCAATCATCCTACCAAAATTGGAGCTACTATAACGTTATCCCCTTTGATCAGATGTTCGCAAAAATTTCCTTTATGAAAACAGTGATCGGCACATGCTTTCTTCTCTTTTTCTGTGTGGTTTTGCTTTTCGGAAGGAAAATCGCCAACAGCATCACGGAGCCGATTGAACAGCTTGTGACCGCGATGAAATCGGTACAGCACAGCGGCATTGAAGCAGGTGTGTCGCTTTCTCTGCCGGAACATACACAGGATGAGGCCGGCATGCTGAACCGCCATTTTACTGTCATGATGAAACGGATTAATGAGCTGATGGAAGAAAATGTGGAAAAACAGCTCATCATTAAAGAAACCGAATTGAAAGCACTGCAAGCCCAGATCAATCCGCATTTTTTATATAACACGCTCGAGTCCATCAATTGGCTGGCCAAGGCGAATCAGCAAAAGCAAATCTCAAAAATGGTGGAATCGCTCGGTTTTCTTCTGCGAAACAGCATACATATGAAGAAGGATATCGTGACCATTCAGGAGGAGGCGGACATTGTACGTCACTATATGACCATTCAGCGATTTCGATTTGAAGAGCGCCTGAAATTCACGTTGGATATTGACGATGAGGTGAAGCATTGCCTCATTCCGAAACTGACGCTCCAGCCGCTTGCGGAAAATGCGATTCAATACGCGCTTGAACCCTTTACAAGGCCATGCGCCATCCGGATTCAGGCGAAAAAGGCGAAGGGCTGTGTCTGTATTACGGTCGAAGATAACGGCCCTGGCATGGATGGACGGATTCTTGAATCAACGGGTGGAAGAGGAATCGGACTTTGGAATATTCGCGAGCGCATCAGCCTGACATTCGGAGAGCCATACGGATTGCGGATTCATAGTGAGCATGAAAAGGGGACGAGGATTGTGATCACAATACCGTGCCGAAATGAGGTGGTGTGATGTATAAAATACTGCTGGCTGATGATGAGAGGATTATCCTTGATGGAATGGCGGGAATCATTGAGTGGGAGTCGCTTGGCGCCTCATTGATCGGAAAAGCGCAGAACGGACATGAAGCATATGAAAAGATTGTACATAAGCAGCCGCATATCGTCATCACAGACGTCAAAATGCCCGGCATGGACGGGCTTGAGCTGATCAAAAAGGTGTCAGCCGTCAGCCCGTCGGTGCAATTTATCGTCCTGTCCGGGTTTGGAGAGTTTGAGTACGCAAAGGAAGCCATGAAATATGGGGTGAAGCATTATTTGCTGAAACCCTGCAATGAACAGCAGATTATCAGCTCGCTGGAGGAAATCATTGCTGAGCTGAAGCGGCAAGATGTGCACAAAAAGAAAACAGCCCATCTGAAACACGAGCTGGACCATATCCGTTCCTTTGCAGCCGATCAATACTTGGAAGGCTTGATCGCCGGTGTGGCCCAGCTTTCTCCGCCGCCTTCACTTGCCGGAAAAAAGATCCGCCTCTTGATCTTAAAAGGGGAACAATCTATTGATGCTGCAGCCAGAGAGGCACTCGGATCGGCACTGACAGCGGTTTGCAGCAGCGGTGAATGGACCGTGCTCGCCGTAGAGGAGAACGCCGCTGAAAAGGTGGCGGAGGTTTTTGCGGACCGCAAGATGGCCATCAGTCAGGCGGGAGAACTCCGGCACGCGGGGCAGCTGTTTCGTGACACAGCTGAAGCGTCTGGTGACCTGCATGGGAGCGCAGTGATTTCAAAAATGATCAGGCTTATTGCCGACGAGCTCGGAAATCCGAATCTGTCCTTAAAATGGGCGGCGAAGGATATGCTGTTTATGAATCCTGATTATCTCGGGAAGTTATTTAAGCAGGAAACAGGCGAGAAATTTTCCCAATATGTTACACGGGTGCGTCTTGAGCATGCGATGAAGCAGATGAAAATAAGGAGGGACGTGAGCGTTTCAGAAATTGCTGAAGAAATCGGGTTTGGCGATAATCCGAAGTATTTCAGTCTTGTTTTTAAAAAATATACCGGTCTGACACCGTCAGAATTCAGAAGAAAACAGGGAGGCGCTTCCGCAGGATAGCCATCTCTGTTTTTTTGACTTTCGCCACTGTTTTTTGAGTGTTTCGCCCTATCCGAACGCTTTAAAATAAAATGTAAGCACTTACATTAAAGGGGGGATTGGTTTGAAGAAGATTTGTTACGTGCTGTTATCCCTTGTCTGCGTCTTTTTGTTCAGCGGATGTTCAGCGGGTGAAGAGGCCTCGGGAAAAAAAGAAGATGTTACACTCAGAATCGCGTGGTGGGGCGGGCAGCCAAGGCATGATTATACAACTAAGGTAATTGAACTATACGAGAAAAAGAATCCGCACGTCCATATTGAAGCGGAATTTGCGAACTGGGATGACTACTGGAAAAAGCTTGCGCCCATGTCTGCCGCCGGCCAGCTTCCTGATGTCATTCAAATGGATACCGCTTACTTAGCCCAATACGGAAAGAAGAACCAGCTGGAAGATTTAACGCCGTATACAAAGGATGGAACGATTGACGTCAGTTCAATCGACGAGAATATGCTGTCGGGCGGAAAAATCGACAATAAGCTTTATGGATTTACGCTAGGTGTCAACGTGCTGTCTGTGATTGCCAATGAAGATTTGCTGAAAAAAGCCGGTGTGTCTATCAATCAGGAAAACTGGACGTGGGAGGATTACGAGAAGCTGGCGTATGATCTTCAGGAAAAAGCCGGTGTCTACGGTTCCAACGGAATGCATCCGCCTGATATTTTCTTCCCTTATTATTTGCGCACAAAGGGTGAGCGCTTTTATAAAGAAGACGGCACTGGCCTCGCGTATCAAGATGATCAGCTGTTTGTCGATTACTTTGAACGGCAGCTGAGGCTAGTGAAAGCGAAAACGTCCCCAACACCTGATGAAAGCGCACAGATTAAAGGGATGGAAGACGATTTTATCGTCAAAGGCAAATCAGCGATTACATGGAACTACTCCAATCAATATTTGGGCTTTGCCCGGCTGACAGACTCGCCGCTGTCTCTCTATCTGCCGCCGGAGCAAATGCAGGAAAAGGCGCTGACACTGAAGCCCAGTATGCTGTTTTCCATTCCGAAAAGCTCTGAGCATAAAAAAGAGGCAGCGAAATTTATTAATTTCTTCGTGAATAATGAGGAAGCGAACCAGCTGATTAAAGGCGAGCGAGGCGTTCCAGTCTCCGACAAGGTGGCGGATGCGATTAAACCGAAGCTGAATGAGGAAGAAACCAACATCGTGGAGTATGTAGAAACCGCGTCAAAAAACATCAGCAAAGCCGATCCGCCAGAGCCTGTGGGAAGCGCGGAGGTCATCAAGCTGCTGAAAGATACGTCAGATCAGATTCTGTATCAGAAGGTATCGCCGGAAAAAGCCGCCAAAACGTTCCGGAAAAAGGCCAATGAGATATTAGAGAGGAATAATTGACGGGAAATGGGGCTGACGCAATGAAAAAAAGCCGGAGTATAAGAAAAGACAATCTGGCGGGATATGCTTTTATTTCTCCGTTTATCATCGGGTTCCTATGCTTTACGGTGATTCCGATGGGGGCGTCCCTGTTTCTGTCCTTCACGAGCTATGACTTGTTTACGGCGCCGAAATGGATCGGGCTCGACAACTTTAAGGAAATGTTTACGGGTGACGAAAAGTATTGGCAGTCTCTGAAGGTGACGTTTACGTATGTGCTTGCCGGGGTTCCGCTCCGCCTCGGCTTCGCGCTTTTTATCGCTGTCATTTTAAACAATGCAGCAAAAGGAACGGCCATTTACAGAACGCTCTTTTATCTGCCTTCGATCATCGGCGGGAGCGTCGCCGTGGCGATTATGTGGCGCAATATTTTTGGCAATGACGGGGTCATCAATGCGCTGCTGTTTTTTGTCGGGATTGATCAAAAAATTCTTTGGTACCAGAATCCGACAAGTGCGCTGTGGACATTGATTCTGCTGTCCGTCTGGCAGTTCGGGTCGTCAATGCTGATTTTTTTGGCCGGGCTGAAAAACATTCCGTCTTCGTATTTGGAAGCGGCAAGTGTGGATGGGGCAAATCGGGTGCAGCGTTTCTTCAAGATCACGCTTCCGATCCTTACACCGATTATTTTCTTTAACCTAGTGATGCAGACGATTTCTGCTTTTATGACATTTACACCTGCCTATATCATTTCGAAGGGCGAGGGCGGGCCGCTTGACGGGACACTTCTCTATTCGCTCTATTTGTTCCAGCGTGCGTTTAACTATTTTCAAATGGGCTACGCATCGGCGATGGCGTGGGTCATGCTTGTCATTGTCGGGCTGATTACGCTCATATTGTTTAAAACATCGTCATATTGGGTTCATTACGAGTCAAAGGAGGAATGACGGATGGAGCCGGTCAACCAGCCTGTCAGAGAAGCCCCGGTTTTTGAGAGAAAAAAAGCCGGGCGCGTCAGTCCCAAACGCATACTGTTCCATGTTTTTACGGCAACGCTGGCGGTGTTGCTGCTGTACCCGGTTATTTGGCTGTTTGTCAGCTCGTTTAAAGAAAGCGCCAGTATTTTTACAACCTCACATTCTCTCATTCCAGACCCTTTTATTCTCAGTAACTATGCTGAAGGGTGGAAGGGCATTGCGGGACAGCCGTTTCTGACGTTTATTAAAAACTCGGCGATTATTGTCGGGCTGTCAACAATCGGTGCCGTCATGTCATCGGCTGTCATTGCGTACGGATTTGCGCGTATACCGTTTAAGGGAAAAAAATTTTGGTTTGCGTGCATGATGGGGACGTTAATGCTGCCTCATGAAGTGTTGATGATTCCGCAGTATATTATGTTTGCGAAATTAGACTGGCTGAATTCCTTTAAACCAATTGTCGTTCCGCAATTTTTCGGGCATGCGTTTTTTATCTTTCTGATGATCCAGTTTATCCGGACGATTCCCGAGGAGCTGGATGAAGCCGCGCGAATCGACGGATGCGGACGCTTTGCCTGCTTTTGGCGGATCATTCTCCCGCTGATTGCCCCCGCGCTTGCGACGTCTGCGATTTTCTCCTTCTATTGGAAGTGGGAGGAGCTGATTCAGCCGCTCTTGTATTTGAATAAGCCGGAGCTTTACCCTGTTTCACTTGCGCTGAAGCTTTTTCTCGATACAGAGTCGGCTTCGAACTGGGGCGCGATGTTTGCCATGTCAGCCGTCTCGTTATTGCCTGTGATTCTTGTTTTCTTTTTGTTTCAGAAATATATCGTTCAGGGCATCAGTACGACCGGATTAAAATAAAAAGGAGTGTTGCAGATGGCACAGCTTATCTTTGATGAAGAAAAGGTGACGTCGGTTATTGACCGGATCGTGAAACGGACATTTCAGATGGATTTTGCGTGGGATTGGCCGGGCGGCGTTGCGTTTTACGGTGTGGCGGAGGCCTATGAAGCGACGGAAAACGAGGAATATATCAATCTGTTAAAAACGTGGGTGGATGAACAGCTGGAGGATGGGCTGCCGCCGCTTTCGATCAACGGAGTTTCCATTGGGCATACGCTTTTGTTCCTCCACAAGGTGACAGGTGATGACGTGTATTTGGAAACAGCGGCCGAGATGGCGGAATATGTGCTGCATAAGGCGCCGCGCTTTGGCGAGGGTATCCTTCAGCATACGGTGAATGCGGCAGAATACGTATTCCCTGAACAGGCATGGGCGGATACGCTGATGATGGCTGGGCTGTTTATGCTGAGAATCGGGCGGGTCATGGAGCGTGAGGATTATTTTGAAGACGGCCTGCGCCAGTTTCACGGACATGAGGATGTGCTTCAGGACCCTGTCACGAATTTGTACTACCACGCCTGGGACAACAAAGCGCAAAATCATCTGTCGGGGATTTATTGGGGCAGGGCGAACGGCTGGGCGGCACTCACGATGGCAAAGGCGCTCCCGCTTATTGAGGTGACACATCCTTCCTTTATGATCATCGACGGATCGCTCAGAGACCAGCTGAGCGCGCTTGTCCGGCTTCAGGATGAATCAGGGCTGTGGCATACAATTTTGGATGATCCGGATTCTTATCTGGAGGTTTCGGCATCAGCGGGTATTGCTTCTGCTCTGATGTCGAGCGGAAAGCTGTATACAAAATATGTGCAGAAATCGCTTGCCGCCATTTTGGATGCAGTGGAAGAGGACGGACGGGTCAGCAGGGTATCGGCCGGGACAGCCGTCATGAAAAATGCCGAAGGATACAAACAGGTGCCTTACAAACGAATACAAGGATGGGGGCAGGGACTTGCGCTGACGTTTCTTGCTGATGTTTTGAAAACGAAAAAACGCTTGTATCAGTAAAGATAGCGGCGGGGGGAGAGGGATGAAAAAACAGCCTCAACAGAAGGAACGGGTTTCTCGCTGGAAGGGAACGTATTTCAAAAGAAACTTTGTCTTCATTTTGCTGATTGCCTGTATTCCCGGATTGCTGACTGGCGGCGCAATCTACTTTCTTTCGATCGACAAGGTGGAGAAAGAGCTGCAGAGATCGCATGAAACACAGGTGGCGCGTGAGGTCAGCCGAATGGATGAGAAGCTGGGAGTGCTTGAACTGGCACTCACCCAGATGGCCTACGATTCTTCACTGATGAACGGATTGGCCGAGAGGGATTTGGAGAAAGACTTTACGTTCTCCTATCAATTAACGAAAAAGCTGTTTCTTTTGCGGGATCAGCAGCCGCTGATCGAGCAGGCTTCCATCTTTCTGAACAGCCCCCGGCCACTTGTGCTGAGCCCTGAATACAGCGCTTTGACAGAACAGGAGGCGCTTCGCAAGTATCGCTCGCTGCTTGCCTCAGACCACAGCATTTATTGGAAACGGTCGGGAAACCAAGCGATGCTGATCCAGCTCATTCCGGGCGCGGCGGAGAAACCGTTCGGCGCGATCATGCTGGCGGTTGATCCGAAAGAAATGGAATCAATCCTGCAAAGCTTGTCCCCCTATCCTGATGGCAGTGCGTTGCTTTTAGATCAAAATCGAGAGGTGCTGTTTCATGAGGGGGAAAAAGATTTTGAAAAGACTTTACTTCATGAGATAAAAAAACAGCCTGCTGAGAACGGCCATTTTCAGATGGAATGGAAAGGCAAGGTGTATTCTGTCTCCTTTGGAGAAATGAACCGGATGCATCAGCAATGGACCTTTGTGTCAGCGGCGCCTCTTTCAGCTATTACAGCGCCGATGGTGTTTTTATCAAAAGTGATCATCGTGATGCTGGTCATTTGCATCGGTTTGGCGGTGTGCATGACATGGTATGCATCAAAAAAAATCTATCGTCCCATCCAGCATTTGCTTGGCTTGTTTACCGGAGGAGAGAAGAAAACATGGCAGGCGTCCGGGCAGGATGAATTCAAATGGATTGAAAAGAGATGGCAGGATCTATCCCTTGAAAGCCGGAAGCTCCAACAGCAGCTCCTGCGGCAGACGCCCCATATGAAAAAGAGTTTTTTGCAGCATCTCTTACAGAGCGATTTTTACTATGACAACGAGGAAAGCCTCAGATTTCGGATGGAGGAGGCTGGCTGGAACATCGGCGGAAACGTGTTTCATGTGCTTGATCTACAGGTGACAGGGCTCCGCTGTGAAAAAAGCATCTTCCGTGAAGGTGATGAACAGCTTGCCGTGTTTACACTGACTAATATCGCTGAGGAATTGGCGGCTAAACGCGTTTTTCAGCTCTCCATACTTGATATCGGCCGGCTTTCTGTCACCGTTCTTGTGATGAAAACAAACAGCTCTGATCTGAAGGCGTATATAACGGAGCTGGCACGCCAATTTGGAGATGTAACCGGACTATGCCTGACCTCGACATTGAGCAGCAAGACGGAGCGTGTCACGGAAATTCCTTCTTTATTTCAGGATGTGAAATGCGGCAAATCCCGCAGGAAGTTTGCTAACCGGGATCAGGTCATTGATTTGCAGGCCGACTTCCCTCGGGATGAGCAGTTCGCTCCTTATTACCCTTTTGAGCTGGAAAAACAAATTGTTCAGACCATCCGGCTGGAAAGAAAACAGGAAGCCAAGGAACTGATAGATGGATGTATGAAGGAACTGTCGGAAAAAGCGGCCATAGACAGGCATGTGCATTCCGCCCTGATTCAGCTGTTTTCCCGCATTCAGGAGGATATTTTGCATTCCGGGCTCAATCCCAGCGAACTGTTTCAGCACCGGAATCCGTTTCTTGATATTTCAGAATTGCGCGAACCTAACGAAGCGGCGGCCTGGCTGATGGATGTAGTGGTGACGCCTTACCTTTCCAAGCTTGAGGGCAGAAAAAACAGACAGCAAAAGCAGCTGGCAGAACGTGTGATTGCGATGATTCACGAACAGTATATGGCGGACATTTCATTGGAAAGCTGTGCCGATGCGCTTGGCATGAATTCCTATACGTTAAGCAAGGCATTTAAGCAAGTGACCGGCATTAATTTTATCGATTATGTGACCCAGATCAGAATCGAAAAGGCGAAAGAACTGCTGGTCAATACGAATAAAAAAATTCATGATGTGTCTGAAGAAGTCGGCTATCGCCACAATTATTTCAATCGGATTTTTAAAAAACAGGTCGGCATGCCGCCGGGTGTCTTCAGGCAAATGTATCAGGAAACGCCGTGAAAGGAGAGAACATGTGATGAAGAAACCGATTCAAGTATTTTTAGCGGGGGATTCCACTGTGAGTGACTGCCCGCCTCATGAAGCGCCGATGGCGGGGTGGGGGCAGGTATTCGGGCAATTGTTTTCTGAAGGTGTGCTGGTCCGCAATCATGCCAAAGGAGGAGCGAGCACCAATTCTTTTGTGGAGGAAGGAAGGCTTCAAGCAATTGCCGAGCACATCACACAAGGCGATTATTTGTTGATTCAATTCGGCCACAATGACCAAAAACCGCGGGGGACGAAGCCGTACTCCACATTTCAGCAGTTTCTTACCTTGTTTGCAGATACGGCACGCGAAAAGGGCGCGCATCCTGTGTTCGTCACATCGGTGCAGCGCCGCCGCTTTGATGAAAACGGACGGATCGAGCATACGCTCGGTGAGTATCCCGATGCGATGAAAGCACTGGCGAAGGAGCTCGATGTACCTGTGATTGATCTGCTTGCGAAAACAAAGGTGCTGTATGAAGCATACGGGCCGGAGGAGTCGAAGCGATTGTTCGTTTGGTTTCAGCCGAATGAACATCCGAATTACCCGGACGGCATTGAGGACAATACGCATTTTTCGGAAAAAGGTGCAATGGAGGTTGCGAAGCTTGTGGCAGAAGGCATTGAAGAGCTCGGACTTCCGCTTAAGGACCACCTTGTGAGCCGGGAGGGAAAAGAACATGTATAAGGAAGGCGCTTGCTTGTACCGCAATCCGCTCCGGTCTAAAAGCGATGTGAAGGATTGGCGGATGGAGGGAGGCGGACAGATCTCATTTGACGATCACAGCTTGCACCTGTCACATGTCCAGGATGAAGCGCACTTTGTCTTTTGGTGTCCGGAAACCTTTCCAGACGGCATCATTGTGACATGGGACTTCTCTCCGATCGAGCAGCCTGGACTGTGTATGCTGTTTTTTGCCGCTGCGGGTATTCGCGGCGAGGATTTGTTTGACCCAAGTCTCAGGAAAAGAACAGGAACATACCCTGAGTATCATTCAGGAGATATCAATGCCCTCCACCTGTCGTATTTCCGCAGAAAATACGCGGAGGAAAGAGCGTTCCGCACCTGCAATTTAAGAAAAAGCCGCGGTTTCCATCTCGCCGCAATGGGGGCCGATCCGCTGCCTTCTCCAGACGAC from Bacillus subtilis subsp. subtilis str. 168 encodes the following:
- the yesU gene encoding putative enzyme (Evidence 3: Putative function from multiple computational evidences; PubMedId: 16781735, 17449691; Product type e: enzyme) produces the protein MYKEGACLYRNPLRSKSDVKDWRMEGGGQISFDDHSLHLSHVQDEAHFVFWCPETFPDGIIVTWDFSPIEQPGLCMLFFAAAGIRGEDLFDPSLRKRTGTYPEYHSGDINALHLSYFRRKYAEERAFRTCNLRKSRGFHLAAMGADPLPSPDDADSPYRMKLIKDKGYVHFSINGLPILEWMDDGSTYGPVLTKGKIGFRQMAPMKAVYRDFAVHQAVRR
- the rhgT gene encoding rhamnogalacturonan acetylesterase (Evidence 1a: Function from experimental evidences in the studied strain; PubMedId: 16781735, 17449691, 17957779; Product type e: enzyme) produces the protein MMKKPIQVFLAGDSTVSDCPPHEAPMAGWGQVFGQLFSEGVLVRNHAKGGASTNSFVEEGRLQAIAEHITQGDYLLIQFGHNDQKPRGTKPYSTFQQFLTLFADTAREKGAHPVFVTSVQRRRFDENGRIEHTLGEYPDAMKALAKELDVPVIDLLAKTKVLYEAYGPEESKRLFVWFQPNEHPNYPDGIEDNTHFSEKGAMEVAKLVAEGIEELGLPLKDHLVSREGKEHV